A single uncultured Methanolobus sp. DNA region contains:
- a CDS encoding LL-diaminopimelate aminotransferase, whose amino-acid sequence MYSDRINSLPPYLFATIDESKAAIRAKGVDVIDLGVGDPDQPTPAHIVESMCEAVRNPETHTYPSYTGMMSFRKAAADWCKESRGLELDPASQVLTMIGSKEGIAHIPLAFINPGDVALCPDPAYPVYKIGTQFAGGEPCIMPLMEENDFLPDLDAIPRDKLEKAKLMFLNYPNNPTAAIADKKFFEEVVQFAKDNDIVVIHDNAYSEMTYDGYKAPSFLSVDGAMDVGIELYSLSKTYNMTGWRLAFAVGNKQIISGVGKVKSNVDSGAFDAIQMAGITALSSSQQCVDDMNNIYEQRRDALLKGLHELGLDVKPPKATFYVWAPVPDGYDSMGFSKLLLEKAGIVATPGVGFGTYGEGYIRFALTRSVDRINEAVERMSKLNI is encoded by the coding sequence ATGTATTCTGACAGGATTAACTCATTGCCCCCATACTTATTTGCGACAATAGACGAGTCCAAGGCAGCGATCAGAGCTAAAGGAGTAGACGTTATTGATCTTGGAGTTGGCGACCCTGACCAGCCAACACCCGCACATATCGTAGAGTCTATGTGTGAAGCTGTGCGCAACCCGGAAACACACACATATCCATCCTATACAGGAATGATGAGCTTTAGAAAAGCTGCAGCAGACTGGTGCAAAGAGAGTAGAGGACTTGAACTTGACCCTGCTTCACAGGTACTCACCATGATCGGCTCAAAGGAAGGAATTGCACACATACCACTGGCATTTATCAACCCTGGAGATGTTGCACTCTGTCCTGACCCTGCATACCCGGTGTACAAAATTGGAACACAGTTTGCAGGCGGAGAGCCTTGTATAATGCCACTTATGGAAGAGAATGATTTCCTTCCTGACCTTGATGCAATACCAAGGGACAAGCTTGAAAAAGCAAAGCTGATGTTCCTGAACTACCCGAACAACCCGACAGCAGCGATTGCTGATAAGAAGTTCTTTGAAGAGGTTGTTCAGTTTGCAAAGGACAATGACATTGTTGTCATCCACGATAATGCATATTCTGAAATGACCTACGATGGCTACAAAGCACCTAGCTTCCTGAGTGTTGACGGTGCAATGGACGTGGGAATTGAGCTTTACTCACTTTCAAAGACCTACAATATGACTGGATGGAGACTTGCATTCGCTGTTGGTAACAAGCAAATAATCTCAGGCGTTGGCAAAGTAAAGTCAAACGTGGATTCCGGAGCGTTCGACGCTATCCAGATGGCAGGTATTACTGCACTTTCCAGCTCACAGCAGTGTGTTGATGATATGAACAACATCTATGAGCAAAGAAGGGATGCACTCCTTAAGGGACTCCATGAACTCGGACTGGATGTTAAGCCACCTAAAGCAACATTCTACGTATGGGCACCTGTTCCTGACGGCTATGACTCCATGGGATTTTCAAAACTGCTTCTTGAGAAAGCAGGTATTGTAGCAACACCTGGTGTCGGCTTTGGAACTTACGGTGAAGGTTATATCAGATTTGCACTTACGCGCTCCGTTGACAGAATAAACGAAGCCGTGGAAAGGATGAGCAAACTGAATATCTGA
- a CDS encoding flavin reductase family protein translates to MELKPFKRESVMPLPVAFISTVSKDGIRNIAPYGCIMPVLRPLDLICIATAKRRDTLDNIRETGEFVVNLAGADFADKVIPTAKAIPADQDEFELACLEEKSSKKISAPGIKGCYAWMECELFKLYEESNYILIMGKVVHLEVADEVYGKDGLCNVVKARPLMMMGADNGMHFCTVEEIGKFEQFGAMFPEGKDPLVNMYRENKSA, encoded by the coding sequence ATGGAATTAAAACCATTCAAAAGAGAATCTGTAATGCCACTTCCTGTTGCTTTCATCTCTACTGTAAGCAAGGATGGAATCAGGAACATCGCCCCGTATGGTTGCATTATGCCAGTGCTCAGGCCTCTTGACCTTATATGCATAGCAACGGCAAAAAGAAGGGATACACTTGACAACATCAGAGAAACAGGAGAATTCGTTGTCAATCTTGCCGGTGCAGACTTTGCAGACAAGGTCATACCAACTGCAAAAGCCATTCCTGCAGACCAGGATGAGTTTGAACTTGCATGTCTTGAGGAAAAAAGCTCAAAAAAGATCAGTGCTCCCGGAATAAAAGGATGTTATGCCTGGATGGAATGTGAGCTTTTCAAGTTGTATGAAGAATCCAATTACATACTGATCATGGGTAAAGTTGTCCATCTTGAAGTTGCAGATGAAGTATATGGCAAGGATGGATTGTGCAATGTAGTCAAAGCCCGTCCTTTAATGATGATGGGTGCAGACAACGGAATGCACTTCTGTACAGTTGAAGAAATTGGAAAATTCGAACAGTTCGGTGCAATGTTCCCGGAAGGAAAAGATCCTCTTGTTAATATGTATAGGGAAAATAAGTCTGCTTAA
- a CDS encoding PAS domain-containing sensor histidine kinase, with protein MVRTIIDDEKIDTQDKRERELECIYSISDLFDLHVPTESLLKGILQRLPAAFLYPEFAEACAILDGNEYHTEGYERHKDSLSSEILVHGAKVGMIRVSYKKDLPLQEVGPFLNSEQRLLNMITSRLCKVIERKKVEAALLDSEKRYRLIFDASPLGIFVDRKGTITHCNRSFMNIFHIQKADVIGSEIFDFVNDDSLNRLLAGASSDLLPFYENEYSARIEGSEKYMRSYYVPLRGRENIIEGGICLIADITANKNSEEELQNQKELLTSTFNALQDLIIVVDRDMRIVTSNWKGDIIEPQNPNDPHPQVCESLGPTLMPCEPCPIKEVFSSGTMNEFEHTDPSDHRVRDFRIFPVYDTKGDVMMAVSHIRDITQRKETEEALKRSTVDLERAYEELKSLDKLKDEFLSNLRHELNTPLTSIKGFSELLYDGTLGELNDNQMKAIERVVVKTRKLQNLINSLLFVSTNQSGDVKYNFEQIDLVSVLNGIVNISSDSIKEKNLSIMTDFAFDSCFIDGDRTYLPQVFHNLIDNAIKFTPQGGNITLFASVEENMVHIVIGDTGIGISEEDIPDLFTKFYQIDSSSTRNYGGNGLGLYISKVIIESHNGKIWIESQDGTGTDVHISLPLKQKNQFSASSRSPSLSVERPVLR; from the coding sequence GTGGTGCGGACAATTATCGATGATGAAAAAATAGACACACAGGATAAAAGAGAACGTGAGCTGGAATGCATATACAGTATCTCTGACCTCTTTGACCTGCATGTTCCTACCGAATCTCTGTTAAAAGGAATTCTCCAAAGATTACCGGCAGCTTTTCTGTACCCTGAATTTGCAGAAGCCTGCGCAATTCTGGACGGTAATGAGTATCATACCGAAGGTTATGAACGTCACAAAGATTCGTTATCCAGCGAAATTCTAGTTCACGGGGCCAAGGTCGGCATGATCCGCGTCTCTTATAAAAAAGATCTTCCGCTTCAGGAAGTTGGTCCTTTCTTAAACAGCGAGCAAAGATTACTGAACATGATAACTTCCCGTCTTTGCAAGGTAATAGAAAGGAAGAAAGTTGAAGCCGCTCTACTTGATTCAGAAAAAAGGTACAGGCTTATATTTGACGCATCTCCGCTGGGTATCTTTGTTGACCGCAAGGGAACCATAACTCACTGCAACAGAAGTTTCATGAATATTTTCCACATCCAGAAAGCAGATGTCATAGGCTCGGAGATCTTTGATTTTGTTAATGATGATTCGCTTAACAGATTGCTGGCAGGTGCTTCCTCTGATCTGCTTCCTTTCTATGAGAATGAGTATTCTGCCAGGATAGAAGGCAGTGAAAAATACATGAGGTCATATTATGTACCTCTAAGAGGACGGGAAAACATTATAGAAGGCGGTATCTGTCTCATAGCTGATATTACTGCCAATAAAAATTCCGAAGAGGAACTCCAAAACCAGAAGGAGCTTCTGACAAGCACTTTTAATGCCCTTCAGGATCTGATCATTGTTGTTGACCGTGATATGAGAATAGTCACCAGTAATTGGAAAGGCGACATAATCGAACCTCAGAATCCCAATGATCCGCATCCACAGGTATGTGAATCACTTGGTCCCACCTTAATGCCGTGTGAACCCTGTCCGATAAAGGAAGTGTTCTCATCCGGTACAATGAACGAATTTGAACACACGGACCCCAGTGATCACAGGGTAAGGGATTTCAGGATATTTCCGGTATATGATACCAAAGGCGATGTGATGATGGCTGTAAGCCACATTCGTGATATCACCCAGCGTAAAGAAACTGAAGAGGCTCTGAAAAGATCAACGGTGGATCTGGAACGTGCTTATGAGGAATTGAAATCACTCGACAAGCTCAAGGACGAATTCCTTTCCAATCTCAGACATGAGCTAAACACTCCACTTACATCTATTAAAGGATTCAGTGAGCTTCTATATGATGGAACTCTTGGTGAATTGAATGATAACCAGATGAAGGCCATTGAACGTGTGGTTGTAAAAACACGTAAATTGCAGAATCTTATCAATTCATTACTGTTTGTGAGCACCAACCAGAGTGGCGATGTCAAATACAATTTCGAGCAGATAGATCTTGTTTCAGTACTGAACGGGATCGTAAACATTTCCAGTGATTCTATTAAAGAGAAAAATCTGTCAATAATGACAGATTTTGCTTTTGATTCATGCTTTATTGATGGTGACAGGACTTACCTGCCACAGGTTTTCCACAATTTAATTGACAATGCCATAAAGTTCACCCCGCAGGGTGGAAATATTACTCTTTTTGCATCCGTGGAAGAAAATATGGTTCACATTGTCATAGGCGACACAGGTATAGGTATTTCAGAAGAGGATATACCCGATCTTTTCACAAAGTTCTATCAGATAGACAGTTCCTCAACCCGTAATTATGGCGGAAATGGACTTGGTCTCTATATCAGTAAAGTAATAATAGAGAGCCATAATGGAAAAATATGGATAGAAAGTCAGGACGGGACAGGAACAGATGTTCACATATCCCTTCCATTAAAGCAGAAAAATCAGTTCTCTGCTTCTTCAAGGTCACCTTCATTATCTGTTGAAAGACCTGTGCTCAGATAA